The following is a genomic window from Sphingobacterium spiritivorum.
TGAAATAAAAATAACTGGCATTGCTTACTTAGTATTTAATATAATGTATATACACTCCTTATTTTATCGGCGATTTCTCTGGTACGCATAGAAAAATATTTTTGGAAATAATGCTTTTCCGTAGCCTGCCAGCCAAACAAATGGATAACGATATGGAAAACAACGACGATTAAACAGCAATGTATTATGCAGATTAAAACCTAATGGTGATTTTAAGTAGTTAAATCGTTCTTTTAACGATAGTTTTTTAAAATCTGATCCATCTTTTTCTATATGGTCATTCTCACATATACCGACATATTCTCTTAATATAAAAACCGGAAAGCCATCTTTATGAGCTAAATAAGAATAATCATGATCTCCTCCACTATGAATATATTTATCGCAAAAGATTCCCTTCTCCTTTACTACATCCTTGGATACATATGTAATATTTCCATGAGCTGCCTCACAATGTTGAAAGCTACCGTCAGGAATTAAGAACTTATCCCTTAAAGTCCATTTATTAATAAAATCAAACCCTCCGTAACTAAGTCCGTTTTTTTCCTTGTTATAAGTAGAACCTACGTAAATTCCTCCCTTTCCAAACTTCGTTTTAGCATACTTATCTGCTGCCACTAATTCGGTCCAGATGTTCGGGAGAATAATACTATCGTTATTAAGCCATAAATAACCATCAAAGACTCCTTCTCTGATCGCAGCCGTCCATGAATTAATCATTCCACCATTCCAAAAAAGTTGTCCGTTACCTTCTAAAATTTCAATATTTTGCATCGGAAAAGCTTCTTTTATTATTTTAGTTGTACCGTCAGTACTACCATCATCTGTCATGAAAACCTTAAAATCGATTGCCATTCCGGTCCTTTCTGCTTCAAACAGGCTTTTCATACACAACAAGGTTTTTTCGACCCTATTAAACACAGTTATTAATACAGCGATTTTCATGATTTATACTTTCTATTTTTTAGAAATATCCAAACATTAATCAGTGCCCATTTTTTATTTGTGGCCGCCCAGCCTAATACTCTCAAATGAAAAGGTAATGCCTTGAATTTCATAATGTACCGATTGGATTCCCGGTAAATTTCTCTCCACTTTATAAAACTCTCTATATTACATGTAAACAGCAGAGTCTGCTTGGCAGCGAGCTTCAGAAAGTTTATCTCATGTGTATATTGGTGAGCCTGTTGGTCTTCAAAAAATTGGACTGTAGCATCTGTATTATTAAAAATGTCAGCTAATTTTTTATTGTTTAGATTTCTACCAAGAGAGTTTATATTATCCTGATTGTAATGATAAAATGCTTTTGGTATATACACCACTTTTTTTGCATAATAGAATAAACGAAAATTAGTGTATAAATCTTCCCACATATCTCGTCCATCAGGAAACTTCACATCGTTTATCAAAAAAAGATCTCTTTTGTACATTTTATTCCAGACTCCACCATGTATTTTTTCCGACATCAATGCTTTAATACATTCTTCAGAGTTTTCTACGATAGATTGTTGTGCTAGCGTTTCATAATTTTTGTATGTATAATAAAAATCACTCCA
Proteins encoded in this region:
- a CDS encoding glycosyltransferase family 2 protein, with the protein product MKEEYKVSVIIPVFNVESFIERCSRYLFKQTLKEVEYIFIDDCSPDNSIAILQQIVEEFPIRKGDVKIIRHEKNLGLPSARNSGLQIAKGEYVFHCDSDDWLEESALEEMYIKIKSENADIVWSDFYYTYKNYETLAQQSIVENSEECIKALMSEKIHGGVWNKMYKRDLFLINDVKFPDGRDMWEDLYTNFRLFYYAKKVVYIPKAFYHYNQDNINSLGRNLNNKKLADIFNNTDATVQFFEDQQAHQYTHEINFLKLAAKQTLLFTCNIESFIKWREIYRESNRYIMKFKALPFHLRVLGWAATNKKWALINVWIFLKNRKYKS
- a CDS encoding glycosyltransferase family 2 protein, with product MKIAVLITVFNRVEKTLLCMKSLFEAERTGMAIDFKVFMTDDGSTDGTTKIIKEAFPMQNIEILEGNGQLFWNGGMINSWTAAIREGVFDGYLWLNNDSIILPNIWTELVAADKYAKTKFGKGGIYVGSTYNKEKNGLSYGGFDFINKWTLRDKFLIPDGSFQHCEAAHGNITYVSKDVVKEKGIFCDKYIHSGGDHDYSYLAHKDGFPVFILREYVGICENDHIEKDGSDFKKLSLKERFNYLKSPLGFNLHNTLLFNRRCFPYRYPFVWLAGYGKALFPKIFFYAYQRNRR